The following DNA comes from Mycolicibacterium lutetiense.
ACCAAGGGCACCGATACATGGGTGGGTGCGGGCAAGGCCGTCAACGGTATGGCCTCCGGACGCAGCCAGCTCGGCGCCGACATCCACGAGATCGACAACACCGCATCGCGCTGCGGCCGGCTGCTCGACGAGGTTGCCGGTGACGCCGACGCGGTGGCAGCACGCCGCGACGAGATCATCGCCGCGATGGCCAACACAGCCAAGCCGTACTTCGGCGATGTCGCCGAGATGACGTACCTGCAGTGGCTGCGTCGCTACGTCGAGCTGTCCATCGGTGACGGCAACAGCACCGCCGATTCCCGGCGCGGGGACTCGCCGTGGCTCGACATCACCTGGCGCGACCGCTTCGAGCAGATGCTCAAGCGTGCCGAAGCACGTTTGCACGCACAGGATTTCGGACCGATCGAGACGCTGTTCGACGCTGCCGGTGACGGCGAGGCGTTGCTGGAAGACCCCAAGGCCGCGCTGACTGCGCTGGTCTCGGCCTACCCGGATGTCGCCTCCGTGCAGCTGCACCCGGCCGACGTGCCGTTCTTCATCGAGCTGTGCAAGACGCTGGGCAAGCCGGTCAACTTCGTTCCCGTGATCGACAAAGATGTGCGCCGGTGGTGGCGCAGCGATTCGCTGTGGCAGGCCCACGATGCGCGCTACACCGCCGATCAGGTGTGCGTCATCCCCGGCACCGAGGCCGTCGCCGGCATCACCCGGGTCGACGAGCCCGTCGGTGACTTGCTGGACCGCTTCGAACAGGCCGCTGTCGATCAGGTCCTGGCTGCCGGTGCCCAGCCGCAGGCCGTGCAGTCGCGCCGTCAGGGCCGCGACGATGTCACCGGCCCGCTGGCCGTGCTGCTCGACGCCCCCGACGTGTTGTGGGCAGGCCGCACCTCGGTCAACCCCGTGCATCGGATTGCGCCGGCCTCTGAGTGGCAGGTGAACGAAAACCGTTCCGCTACAAACCCGTCCACGGGTGCCAGGCTCGAGGTTGCCGACGATCGGCACGTGGTGCTGTCGGTGCCGCTGTCGGGAACCTGGATCGAGATCCGGTTCACCCTGACCGACGCGATCCGTAGTGGCGGCGCACCGGTCGTCGAGGTCGCCGACGCCGCGACCGCCATGCGTTCGGTGCTCGCCATCGCCGCGGGTGTTGATGGACCCGACGCCCTGCCGCCGGTTGTCGACGGGACCGCCACGGTCACCGTCGCGTGGAACCCCGAGCAGGTTGCCGACCACACCGGCGTCACCGCCACCTTCGGTGCCCCGCTGGCGCCGACGCTCACCGTCGTTCCCGACGCCCTGGTCGGCCGGTGCTGGCCCGCGGTGTTCGCCGCGATCGGTTCCGCGGCCACTGACTCCGGATTCCCGGTCGTCGAGGGTCTGCTGAGCCTGGTGCACCTGGACCACGCCGCGCACCTGTTGGCGGCATTGCCGACCGATCTGGCCGAATTGACCGTCACTGCAACGGCTTCGGCCGCGTACGACACCGAAGTTGGCCGTGTTGTGCCGGTTTCGGTAGTTGTACGCAACGCAGACGGGACCGAGCTGGCCAAGCTCGAGGAGCGGTTCGCGATCCGCGGCCGCACCGGTGAGGCCGAGTTGACCGACCCCGTTCGGGCCGGCGGCGCGATCTCTGACAACGCCACCGACACCCCGCGTCGTCGCCGTCGCGACGTCACGATCGGTGCGCCCGTGGACATGCGGCCGTTCGCCGTCGTGTCCGGTGACCACAACCCGATCCACACCGACCGGGCCGCCGCACTGCTGGCCGGTCTGGAATCGCCGATCGTGCACGGCATGTGGCTGTCGGCCGCGGCGCAGCACGTCGTCACCGCCACCGACGGCAAGCCGATTCCCCCGGCCAACCTGGTCGGCTGGACCGCCCGCTTCCTGGGCATGGTCAAGCCGGGCGACGAGGTCGACTTCCGCGTCGACCGGGTCGGAATCGACGTCGGCGCAGAGGTTGTCGAGGTTCAGGCCCGCATCGGCTCCGAGCTCGTGATGGCCGCGACCGCACGGCTCGCCGCGCCCAAGACCGTCTATGCGTTCCCCGGCCAGGGCATCCAGTCCAAGGGCATGGGCATGGAGGTCCGGGCCCGGTCCAAGGCCGCCCGCAAGGTGTGGGACAAGGCCGACAAGTTCACCCGCGACACGCTGGGCTTCTCGGTGCTCCACGTGGTCCGCGACAACCCGACGTCGCTGATCGCCTCCGGTGTGCACTACGAGCACCCCGAAGGCGTGCTGTACCTGACCCAGTTCACCCAGGTCGCCATGGCGACGACGGCCGCCGCGCAGGTTGCCGAGATGCGTGAGCAGGGTGCGTTCGTCGAGGGTGCGATCGCCTGCGGTCACTCCGTCGGCGAGTACACCGCGCTGGCGTGCGTGTCCGGCGTCATCGAGCTCGAAGGTCTGCTGGAGGCGGTGTTCCACCGCGGCTCCAAGATGCACGACATCGTGCCGCGCGACGAGCGGGGCCGGTCCAACTACCGGTTGGCCGCGATCCGGCCGTCGCAGATCGACCTCGCCGACGAAGATGTCGAGGACTTCGTCGCGCAGATCGCCGCGGATACCGGCGAGTTTCTCCAGATCGTGAACTTCAACCTGCGCGGATCGCAGTACGCGATCGCCGGAACCGTCCGCGGTCTGGATGCGCTGGAGGAAGAGGTCGAGCGTCGTCGCGAGATCAGCGGCGGCAAGCGGTCTTTCATCCTGGTGCCCGGCATCGACGTGCCGTTCCACTCGAGCGTGCTGCGAGTGGGTGTGGACGACTTCCGGCGCAGCCTGGAACGCGTCCTGCCGCGTGACCGCGATCCGGAGTTGGTCGTCGGCCGCTACGTCCCGAACCTGGTGCCCCGGCCGTTCACGTTGGACCGCGATTTCATCCAGGAGATCCGCGATCTGGTGCCGGCCGAGCCGCTCGACGAGATTCTCGCCGACTACGACACCTGGCGTAACGAGAAGCCGAGCGATTTGATGCGCAAGGTCGTCATCGAGCTGCTGGCCTGGCAGTTCGCCAGCCCGGTGCGCTGGATCGAGACCCAGGATCTGCTGTTCATCGAGGAGGCCGCAGGCGGACTCGGGGTGGAGCGGTTCGTCGAGATCGGTGTGAAGAACGCGCCGACGGTCGCCGGCCTGGCCACCAACACGCTCAAGCTGCCCGAATTCGCCCACAGCACCGTCGAGGTGCTCAACGCCGAGCGCGATGCCGCGGTGCTCTTCGCCAGCGACACGGACCCGGAGCCGGAGCCCGAGGCTGAAGAACCGGCCCCCGCAGCGGAAGCCGCCGCTCCGGCCGCCGAGGCAGCACCGGCACCGGCGGCCGCCCCGGCCGCTCCGTCCGGTGGCCCGCGTCCCGACGACATCACGTTCGACGCAGCCGACGCCACCGTCGGCCTGATCGCACTGAGCGCCAAGATGCGGATGGATCAGATCGAGGGGTTGGACTCCATCGAGTCCATCACCGACGGTGCGTCCTCGCGCCGTAACCAGCTGTTGGTCGATCTGGGTTCCGAGCTGAACCTGGGTGCGATCGACGGTGCCGCCGAGGCTGATCTGGCCGCACTCAAGGGACAGGTCAGCAAGCTGGCCCGGACCTACAAGCCGTTCGGTCCGGTGCTCTCGGATGCCATCAACGACCAGCTGCGCACCGTGTTCGGTCCGTCGGGCAAGCGCCCGGCCTACATCGCCGAGCGCGTCGCCAAGACCTGGGAGCTCGGTCCGGGCTGGGCCAAGCACGTCACCCTCGAGGTGGCCCAGGGGACCCGTGAAGGCAGCAGCGTTCGCGGCGGCGACCTGGGTGGTCTGCACCCCGGTGCACTGGCGAGTGCCGCCGACGTCGACAAGGTCATCGATGCCGCGGTAGTTGCCGTCGGTGCCCGCCAGGGTGTGCCGGTGAGCCTGCCTTCGGCCGGCGGTGCCGGCGGTGGCGGTGTGGTGGATTCGGCCGCGCTCAACGAGTTCGCCGAGAAGGTCACCGGTCCCGACGGTGTGCTGGCCTCGGCCGCTCGCACGATCCTGGGTCAGCTCGGTCTGGATGCCCCCGTGGGTGCCCCCGAGGCGTCGACCGACGCCGAGCTGATCGACCTGGTCACCACCGAACTCGGTTCGGACTGGCCGCGATTGGTCGCCCCCGCGTTCGACGGCAAGAAGGCCGTCGTGTTCGACGACCGTTGGGCCAGCGCCCGTGAGGATCTGGTCAAGCTGTGGCTGGCTGACGAGGGCGAGATCGACGCCGACTGGCCGCGCCTGTCCGAGCGCTTCGAGGGCGCCGGGCATGTCGTTGCCACCCAGGCGAATTGGTGGCAGGGCAAGTCGCTGGCGGCAGGTCGCACAATCCATGCCTCGCTGTTCGGTCGCATCGCGGCCGGCGCTGAGAACCCGGGCAAGGGTCGCTACAGCGACGAGGTCGCCGTGGTGACCGGTGCGTCGAAGGGCTCGATCGCCTCGTCGGTCGTCGGGCAGCTGCTCGACGGTGGAGCCACCGTCGTCGCCACCACCTCGCGTCTGGACGACGACCGGTTGGCGTTCTACAAGGAGCTCTACCGCGACAACGCCCGCTTCGGCGCCACCCTGTGGGTGGTCCCGGCCAACATGGCGTCCTACTCCGACATCGACAAGCTGGTCGAGTGGGTCGGTAGCGAGCAGGTCGAAAGCCTTGGGCCGCAATCGATCCACCTCAAGGATGCGCAGACCCCGACACTGCTGTTCCCGTTCGCCGCGCCGCGTGTGGCCGGGGACCTCTCGGAGGCGGGTGCACGCTCCGAGATGGAGATGAAGGTTCTGCTGTGGGCCGTGCAGCGGCTCATCGGTGGGCTGTCGACGATCGGTGCCGAGCGTGACATCGCCTCGCGACTGCACGTGGTGCTGCCAGGCTCGCCGAACCGCGGCATGTTCGGTGGCGATGGTGCCTACGGCGAATCCAAGGCTGCGCTCGACGCGCTGGTGAACCGCTGGAGTGCCGAAGCCTCGTGGGCCGACCGGGTCAGCCTGGCGCACGCGCTGATCGGCTGGACCAAGGGCACCGGGCTGATGGGCCACAACGACGCCATCGTCAGCGCGGTCGAAGAGGCCGGCGTCACCACGTACAGCACCGCGGAGATGGCAGCCATGCTGCTGAACCTGTGCACGGTGGAGTCCAAGGTGGCTGCGGCCGGCACACCGATCAAGGTGGACCTGACCGGCGGTCTGGGAGACATCAAACTCGACATGGCCGAGCTGGCCGCCAAGGCTCGCGAGGACATGTCCAGTGCCGCTGTCGAATCCGAGGATGACGAGGACGAAGGCGCGATTGCCGCCCTGCCGTCCCCGCCGCGCGGATATGACCCGGCCCCGCCGCCGGTGTGGGACGACCTCGACGTCGACCCGGCCGACCTGGTGGTCATCGTCGGCGGTGCCGAGCTCGGGCCGTACGGCTCGTCGCGGACCCGCTTCGAGATGGAGGTCTCCGGCGAACTGTCGGCGGCCGGCGTGTTGGAGCTGGCCTGGACGACCGGACTGGTCAAGTGGGAAGACGATCCCAAGGCCGGCTGGTACGACACCCAAACCGGCGAGCTGGTCCCCGAATCGGAGATCGTGGAGCGCTACCACGACGCCGTGGTGGAACGCTGCGGCATCCGGGAGTTCGTCGGTGATGCCGCAATCGATCCAGATCACTCGGCATCGTTGTTGGTCTCGGTGTTCCTCGACAAGGACTTCTCCTTCGTGGTGTCGTCCGAGGCCGACGCCCGGTCGTTCGTAGAATTCGACCCGGAGCACACGGTGGCCCGGCCCGTCCCGGACTCCGGCGACTGGCAGGTGATCCGCAAGGCGGGCACCGAGATTCGGGTTCCGCGCAAGACCAAGCTGTCGCGCACGGTCGGTGCCCAGATCCCGACCGGGTTCGACCCGACGGTGTGGGGCATCACCCCGGACATGGTCAATTCCATTGACCGGGTGGCGTTGTGGAACATCGTGGCGACCGTCGATGCGTTCCTGTCCTCGGGCTTCACCCCGACCGAGCTGATGCGCTGGGTGCACCCGAGCCTGGTGGCCTCCACCCAGGGCACCGGCATGGGCGGCTTGACCTCGATGCAGACCATGTTCCACGGCAACCTGCTCGGCCAGAACAAGCCGAACGACATTCTGCAAGAGACGCTGCCGAACGTCGTTGCCGCGCATGTGATTCAGGCTTACGTCGGCAGCTACGGTTCGATGGTCCATCCGGTGGGGGCATGCGCCACCGCGGCGGTGTCCTTGGAAGAGGGCGTCGACAAGATTCGGCTGGGTAAGGCCGAACTCGTCGTTACCGGTGGCTACGACGACCTGACCGAGGAAGCGATCATCGGCTTCGGTGACATGGCGGCCACTGCCGACACCAAGATGATGCGCGACAAGGGCATCAGCGATGCCAGATTCTCTCGAGCCAACGATCGGCGTCGTCTGGGCTTCCTGGAAGCCCAGGGTGGTGGCACCATCCTGCTGGCCCGCGGTGACCTGGCCCTCAAGATGGGGCTGCCGGTGCTGGCCGTCGTCGGCTACGCGCAGAGCTTCGCCGACGGCGTACACACCTCGATCCCGGCTCCGGGCCTGGGTGCCCTGGGCGCCGGGCGCGGCGGCAAGGATTCGCAGCTGTCCCGTTCACTGGCCAAACTGGGCGTCGGCGCCGACGACATCGGGGTGATCTCCAAGCACGACACCTCGACGTTGGCCAACGATCCCAACGAGACCGAGCTGCACGAGCGGCTGGCCGACTCGATGGGCCGTTCGCAGGGTGCGCCGCTGTTCATCGTCAGTCAGAAGACGCTGACCGGACACGCCAAGGGCGGCGCGGCGGTGTTCCAGATGATGGGCCTCTGCCAGATCCTGCGCGACGGCGTCATCCCGCCGAACCGCAGCCTGGACTGCGTCGATGACGAGCTGGCCACGTCCGGCCACTTCGTCTGGGTGCGTGAGACCCTCGACCTGCGCGGCAAGTTCCCGCTCAAGGCCGGTCTGATCACCAGCCTTGGGTTCGGGCACGTGTCGGGCCTGGTCGCCCTGGTGCACCCGGAGGCGTTCATCGCGGCGCTGGATCCAGCCGAGCGCGACGACTACCGCAAGCGGTCCGAGCAGCGCACGCTGGCCGGTCAGCGTCGCCTGGCCGGGGCGATCGCCGGTGGGCGCGCGATGTACGAGAAGCCCGCCGACCGTCGCTTCGACCATGATGTGCCGGAGAAGCGTCAGGAGGCGGACATGTTGCTGAACGCGGATGCCCGCCTCGGTGACGACGATCTCTACGTGCGGTGAGTGAATGCACGGAGAAGTGAGCTAGGTTCGCTTCCATGGCGATTGTGGGCATAGGCATCGATCTGGTCTCCATACCTGATTTCGCCGAGCAGGTGGACCGGCCGGGAACGGTTTTCGCCGAGACGTTCACGCCAGGTG
Coding sequences within:
- a CDS encoding type I polyketide synthase, translating into MTIYEHDRVSAGRNDDSGSDGRQADSTHALVDRLSAGEPYAVAFGGQGSAWLETLEELVSSAGIEAELATLAGEAELLLEPVAAELVVVRPIGFEPLRWVRALAAEEPVPSDKQLTSAAVSVPGVLLTQIAAVRALARQGMDLAATPPVAVAGHSQGVLAVEALAAKGAKDVQILALAQLIGAAGTLVARRRGITVLGDRPPMVSVTNAEPERIYELLEEFSQDVRTVLPPVLSIRNGRRSVVITGTPEQLSRFELYCNQIAEKEEAERKSKVRGGAVFGPVFDPVQVEVGFHTPRLADGVEIVARWAESVGIDVDLARQMTEAILVSQVDWVDEITDLHEAGARWILDLGPGDILTRLTAPVVRGLGIGIVPAATRGGQRNLFTIGAVPEVARPWSSYAPTVVSLPDGSVKLSTKFTRLTGRSPILLAGMTPTTVDAKIVAAAANAGHWAELAGGGQVTEPIFNDRIAELSTLLEPGRAIQFNSLFLDPYLWKLQVGGKRLVQRARQSGAPIDGLVVTAGIPDLEEAVELIGELNDLGISHVVFKPGTVEQIRSVIRIAAEVPTKPVIAHIEGGRAGGHHSWEDLDDLLLATYSELRSRSNITICVGGGIGTPERSTEYLSGRWSAAHGYPLMPVDGILVGTAAMATLEATTSPAVKQLLVDTKGTDTWVGAGKAVNGMASGRSQLGADIHEIDNTASRCGRLLDEVAGDADAVAARRDEIIAAMANTAKPYFGDVAEMTYLQWLRRYVELSIGDGNSTADSRRGDSPWLDITWRDRFEQMLKRAEARLHAQDFGPIETLFDAAGDGEALLEDPKAALTALVSAYPDVASVQLHPADVPFFIELCKTLGKPVNFVPVIDKDVRRWWRSDSLWQAHDARYTADQVCVIPGTEAVAGITRVDEPVGDLLDRFEQAAVDQVLAAGAQPQAVQSRRQGRDDVTGPLAVLLDAPDVLWAGRTSVNPVHRIAPASEWQVNENRSATNPSTGARLEVADDRHVVLSVPLSGTWIEIRFTLTDAIRSGGAPVVEVADAATAMRSVLAIAAGVDGPDALPPVVDGTATVTVAWNPEQVADHTGVTATFGAPLAPTLTVVPDALVGRCWPAVFAAIGSAATDSGFPVVEGLLSLVHLDHAAHLLAALPTDLAELTVTATASAAYDTEVGRVVPVSVVVRNADGTELAKLEERFAIRGRTGEAELTDPVRAGGAISDNATDTPRRRRRDVTIGAPVDMRPFAVVSGDHNPIHTDRAAALLAGLESPIVHGMWLSAAAQHVVTATDGKPIPPANLVGWTARFLGMVKPGDEVDFRVDRVGIDVGAEVVEVQARIGSELVMAATARLAAPKTVYAFPGQGIQSKGMGMEVRARSKAARKVWDKADKFTRDTLGFSVLHVVRDNPTSLIASGVHYEHPEGVLYLTQFTQVAMATTAAAQVAEMREQGAFVEGAIACGHSVGEYTALACVSGVIELEGLLEAVFHRGSKMHDIVPRDERGRSNYRLAAIRPSQIDLADEDVEDFVAQIAADTGEFLQIVNFNLRGSQYAIAGTVRGLDALEEEVERRREISGGKRSFILVPGIDVPFHSSVLRVGVDDFRRSLERVLPRDRDPELVVGRYVPNLVPRPFTLDRDFIQEIRDLVPAEPLDEILADYDTWRNEKPSDLMRKVVIELLAWQFASPVRWIETQDLLFIEEAAGGLGVERFVEIGVKNAPTVAGLATNTLKLPEFAHSTVEVLNAERDAAVLFASDTDPEPEPEAEEPAPAAEAAAPAAEAAPAPAAAPAAPSGGPRPDDITFDAADATVGLIALSAKMRMDQIEGLDSIESITDGASSRRNQLLVDLGSELNLGAIDGAAEADLAALKGQVSKLARTYKPFGPVLSDAINDQLRTVFGPSGKRPAYIAERVAKTWELGPGWAKHVTLEVAQGTREGSSVRGGDLGGLHPGALASAADVDKVIDAAVVAVGARQGVPVSLPSAGGAGGGGVVDSAALNEFAEKVTGPDGVLASAARTILGQLGLDAPVGAPEASTDAELIDLVTTELGSDWPRLVAPAFDGKKAVVFDDRWASAREDLVKLWLADEGEIDADWPRLSERFEGAGHVVATQANWWQGKSLAAGRTIHASLFGRIAAGAENPGKGRYSDEVAVVTGASKGSIASSVVGQLLDGGATVVATTSRLDDDRLAFYKELYRDNARFGATLWVVPANMASYSDIDKLVEWVGSEQVESLGPQSIHLKDAQTPTLLFPFAAPRVAGDLSEAGARSEMEMKVLLWAVQRLIGGLSTIGAERDIASRLHVVLPGSPNRGMFGGDGAYGESKAALDALVNRWSAEASWADRVSLAHALIGWTKGTGLMGHNDAIVSAVEEAGVTTYSTAEMAAMLLNLCTVESKVAAAGTPIKVDLTGGLGDIKLDMAELAAKAREDMSSAAVESEDDEDEGAIAALPSPPRGYDPAPPPVWDDLDVDPADLVVIVGGAELGPYGSSRTRFEMEVSGELSAAGVLELAWTTGLVKWEDDPKAGWYDTQTGELVPESEIVERYHDAVVERCGIREFVGDAAIDPDHSASLLVSVFLDKDFSFVVSSEADARSFVEFDPEHTVARPVPDSGDWQVIRKAGTEIRVPRKTKLSRTVGAQIPTGFDPTVWGITPDMVNSIDRVALWNIVATVDAFLSSGFTPTELMRWVHPSLVASTQGTGMGGLTSMQTMFHGNLLGQNKPNDILQETLPNVVAAHVIQAYVGSYGSMVHPVGACATAAVSLEEGVDKIRLGKAELVVTGGYDDLTEEAIIGFGDMAATADTKMMRDKGISDARFSRANDRRRLGFLEAQGGGTILLARGDLALKMGLPVLAVVGYAQSFADGVHTSIPAPGLGALGAGRGGKDSQLSRSLAKLGVGADDIGVISKHDTSTLANDPNETELHERLADSMGRSQGAPLFIVSQKTLTGHAKGGAAVFQMMGLCQILRDGVIPPNRSLDCVDDELATSGHFVWVRETLDLRGKFPLKAGLITSLGFGHVSGLVALVHPEAFIAALDPAERDDYRKRSEQRTLAGQRRLAGAIAGGRAMYEKPADRRFDHDVPEKRQEADMLLNADARLGDDDLYVR